The following are encoded together in the Zingiber officinale cultivar Zhangliang chromosome 8A, Zo_v1.1, whole genome shotgun sequence genome:
- the LOC122011412 gene encoding uncharacterized protein LOC122011412: MAGSSNQETGSVYLYVPNVIGYIRVILNCVAFSVCYSQKSLSAILYVTSFVCDALDGWFARRLNQGNGDSLYSNLAKLFSSGNLVVNHIKCLSSSTRSHLSPLAQCCCDARLYSSLLYCPYSYGAKASMNS, from the exons ATGGCAGGGTCATCAAATCAAGAAACTGGATCAGTATATTTATACGTTCCTAATGTTATAG GTTATATAAGAGTCATCTTGAATTGTGTAGCATTTTCTGTGTGCTATTCGCAAAAATCTCTCTCTGCCATTCTCTATGTTACTAG CTTTGTGTGTGATGCATTGGATGGTTGGTTCGCACGAAGGTTAAACCAAGGTAATGGGGATTCTTTATACTCTAATCTTGCAAAATTATTTTCCTCTGGTAATTTGGTGGTAAATCATATCAAATGTCTTAGCAGTTCAACAAGGTCACATTTAAGCCCCTTAGCACAGTGCTGCTGCGATGCAAGATTATATAGCTCACTGTTATACTGTCCCTACTCTTACGGAGCCAAGGCTTCTATGAATAGTTGA